From a region of the Novipirellula artificiosorum genome:
- a CDS encoding HdeD family acid-resistance protein — protein sequence MSDDRPKIQKVVAGAKVRVSGKLSGLWWWFLVRGVLMLALAVFALFWPQQTVAILVKLLGAYLVFDGVVGPIGAWRSESARTAPVLAVVGLAMGLVLLFWTGLSMRLFLLLVGLWALLQGVGIFLSSRGREVDKEARKFVGILGAVLAVAGLILLIWPSTGIVTVSWLIAAIALVVGGVMLFVALKLRKIAQRLSRTAEAD from the coding sequence ATGTCGGATGACAGACCTAAGATTCAGAAAGTCGTTGCGGGAGCAAAAGTTCGAGTCAGCGGGAAACTGTCTGGACTTTGGTGGTGGTTCCTGGTGCGGGGAGTGCTCATGCTGGCACTGGCTGTGTTTGCATTGTTCTGGCCACAACAAACAGTCGCGATCCTGGTGAAACTGCTGGGCGCCTATCTGGTGTTCGATGGCGTGGTGGGCCCTATCGGGGCGTGGCGTAGCGAAAGTGCTCGGACGGCTCCGGTGCTGGCCGTTGTTGGTCTGGCGATGGGGCTGGTGCTGCTGTTCTGGACCGGGCTGAGTATGCGTCTATTCCTGCTGTTGGTCGGCCTGTGGGCACTGCTGCAGGGCGTCGGCATCTTCCTGTCCAGTCGCGGTCGCGAAGTGGACAAAGAGGCGCGGAAATTCGTTGGAATCCTTGGAGCAGTGCTCGCCGTCGCAGGACTGATTCTGCTGATCTGGCCCAGCACCGGCATTGTTACCGTGTCGTGGTTGATCGCCGCGATCGCTCTGGTCGTCGGTGGTGTGATGTTATTCGTCGCCCTAAAGCTCAGGAAGATCGCACAGCGATTGTCGCGAACTGCTGAGGCAGATTAG
- a CDS encoding arylsulfatase codes for MRIRDLAALLLCGLLAVPATAADKPNILVIWGDDIGQFNISSYNLGMMGYRTPNIDSIAQQGALFTDWYGQQSCTAGRAAFITGQSPIRTGLTKVGLPGAPEGMQKEDPTIATLLKAQGYMTGQFGKNHLGDRDEMLPTEHGFDEFFGNLYHLNAEEEPELPDYPKDPEFKKKFGPRGVIHSFADGRIEDTGPLTKKRMETVDDEVTVKALDFMERAAKANKPFFMWWNSTRMHINTHLKPASDGKTGLGIYADGMVEHDGHVGQVLAKLKALGLDENTIVMYSTDNGAETFTWPDGGTTMFRGEKNTQWEGGYRVPCAIKWPGTIKPGTIINDIGAHEDMMTTLVAAAGDPTAKDDLLKGRTIGDRNYKVHLDGYDLGPALRGEAEWPRKEFIYWTDDGSVAALRYGKFKITFLEQKAHGLDVWIEPFSALRAPVLCDLRADPFERARAEHAMGYDRFFVDHMWAFAPAGAYVGQWLQSFKEFPPRQKPGSFNLDRVMEAVMSPQKSGN; via the coding sequence ATGAGAATTCGAGACTTGGCAGCACTACTCCTATGCGGACTGTTGGCCGTGCCAGCTACCGCAGCGGACAAACCGAACATCTTAGTGATCTGGGGCGATGATATCGGCCAGTTCAATATCAGTTCGTACAACCTTGGCATGATGGGCTACCGAACGCCCAACATCGATAGCATCGCTCAGCAAGGTGCTCTTTTCACAGATTGGTACGGACAACAAAGTTGTACCGCTGGTCGAGCAGCTTTTATCACGGGGCAATCGCCGATTCGAACTGGGCTAACAAAAGTCGGGTTGCCTGGCGCGCCAGAGGGCATGCAGAAGGAAGATCCAACGATCGCAACGTTGCTCAAAGCTCAGGGCTACATGACTGGGCAATTCGGGAAAAACCACCTTGGCGATCGTGATGAAATGCTTCCAACCGAGCATGGATTCGACGAGTTCTTTGGCAACCTTTATCACTTGAACGCGGAAGAAGAACCAGAGCTTCCCGACTACCCGAAGGATCCCGAGTTCAAGAAGAAGTTTGGGCCGCGCGGTGTGATCCACAGCTTTGCCGATGGCAGAATTGAAGACACGGGACCATTGACCAAAAAGCGAATGGAAACGGTCGACGATGAAGTGACCGTGAAGGCTCTCGATTTCATGGAGCGTGCGGCAAAGGCGAACAAGCCGTTTTTCATGTGGTGGAACTCCACGCGGATGCACATTAACACGCACCTGAAACCCGCGTCTGACGGCAAGACCGGCTTGGGAATCTACGCCGACGGAATGGTCGAGCACGACGGACACGTTGGACAAGTACTGGCCAAACTCAAAGCGCTTGGTCTAGATGAAAACACCATCGTTATGTACTCGACCGACAACGGAGCCGAAACGTTCACTTGGCCTGATGGCGGTACTACTATGTTCCGCGGCGAAAAGAACACACAGTGGGAAGGCGGCTATCGCGTCCCCTGTGCGATCAAGTGGCCTGGAACAATCAAACCCGGCACGATCATCAACGACATCGGCGCACACGAAGACATGATGACAACTCTCGTTGCTGCCGCTGGCGATCCTACTGCCAAAGACGACCTCTTGAAAGGCCGTACGATCGGCGATCGGAACTACAAAGTTCACCTGGACGGCTACGATTTAGGTCCAGCCCTCCGTGGCGAAGCCGAGTGGCCACGCAAGGAGTTCATCTACTGGACAGATGACGGAAGTGTCGCCGCGCTGCGTTACGGCAAATTCAAGATCACGTTCCTTGAGCAAAAGGCGCACGGATTGGATGTTTGGATCGAGCCGTTTTCCGCCTTGCGTGCACCTGTGCTTTGCGATCTGCGCGCAGACCCATTCGAACGCGCTCGGGCTGAACATGCCATGGGTTATGACCGCTTCTTTGTCGACCACATGTGGGCATTCGCGCCAGCAGGTGCCTATGTAGGCCAGTGGCTTCAGAGCTTCAAGGAATTTCCACCGCGTCAAAAGCCCGGAAGCTTCAACCTCGATCGCGTGATGGAAGCCGTCATGAGTCCACAGAAGTCTGGCAATTAG
- a CDS encoding HAD family hydrolase: protein MLQLAAITHAGMTTEEYDASVAEWVATAKHPRFNKLYSECVYQPMLEVLAYLRANGFKTFIVSGGGQDFMRVWAEEVYGIPPQQVVGTNSKTVFEIRDGKAVLVKTLDNLFIDDKGGKPVGIHRFIGRRPVMSFGNSDGDKAMLEYATVGNPLPSFGLIVHHTDAVREYAYDANPKSSGRLVDALADAPKRGWVVVDMAKEWNTVFKK, encoded by the coding sequence CTGCTGCAGCTCGCAGCGATCACGCACGCGGGAATGACAACCGAAGAGTATGACGCGAGCGTTGCTGAGTGGGTGGCGACGGCCAAGCACCCTCGCTTTAACAAGCTCTACAGCGAATGCGTCTATCAGCCCATGCTGGAAGTGCTCGCCTATCTGCGAGCCAATGGCTTCAAGACGTTTATCGTCTCCGGTGGCGGTCAGGATTTTATGCGAGTCTGGGCAGAAGAAGTCTACGGCATTCCACCGCAACAAGTCGTCGGAACGAACAGCAAAACCGTATTCGAAATCCGCGACGGCAAAGCGGTTCTAGTCAAAACGCTCGACAATCTGTTCATCGACGACAAAGGCGGGAAGCCCGTTGGGATTCATCGATTCATCGGTCGCCGTCCAGTGATGTCGTTCGGCAATAGCGATGGTGACAAAGCGATGCTTGAGTATGCCACGGTAGGCAACCCACTTCCAAGCTTTGGATTGATCGTGCATCACACGGACGCCGTGCGCGAGTACGCCTACGACGCCAATCCCAAGAGCTCCGGCCGATTGGTCGATGCACTTGCCGACGCACCCAAGCGAGGTTGGGTGGTCGTTGACATGGCCAAAGAATGGAACACCGTTTTCAAAAAGTAG
- a CDS encoding alpha/beta hydrolase has protein sequence MFLPEQSKNPPLVVFIHGGGWNKNSYRDCKITWLTEHGFAVASVGYRLSQKAIFPAQIHDVKGAVRWLRAHAKDYGYDATRIGVVGTSAGGHLASLLGVSGGMEALEGDTGGNPDQSSRVHAVVDFYGPTDFILRSKNQPKKTEQEGGGVFHLLGGKASEKTDLARLASPVFHVSKDDPPLLALHGDKDTTVYLDQSERIVEEYGKAGLEATLITLPGAGHGRGPFFEGKNREKVVEFLNRHLRK, from the coding sequence TTGTTCCTTCCAGAACAGTCAAAGAATCCGCCACTCGTTGTATTTATCCACGGCGGCGGGTGGAACAAGAACAGCTACCGGGACTGCAAAATCACCTGGCTGACCGAGCACGGGTTCGCCGTGGCCAGCGTCGGCTACCGACTGAGTCAGAAAGCCATTTTCCCGGCGCAGATCCACGACGTGAAGGGTGCCGTACGCTGGCTCCGAGCCCATGCAAAAGACTACGGCTACGATGCCACTCGGATCGGCGTGGTTGGCACGTCTGCGGGAGGTCATCTGGCCTCGCTGCTCGGGGTCTCCGGAGGCATGGAGGCTTTGGAGGGCGATACCGGCGGAAATCCGGATCAAAGTTCACGCGTTCATGCCGTTGTGGACTTCTACGGCCCAACAGACTTCATTCTCCGATCCAAAAATCAGCCCAAAAAGACCGAGCAAGAGGGCGGCGGCGTCTTTCACCTGCTCGGTGGCAAGGCCAGCGAAAAAACGGACCTCGCGCGGCTCGCCAGCCCGGTATTTCACGTCAGCAAGGACGACCCGCCCTTGCTGGCACTGCACGGTGACAAGGATACGACCGTCTACCTGGATCAGTCCGAGCGGATTGTGGAGGAATACGGCAAGGCCGGCCTCGAAGCGACCCTCATCACGCTCCCTGGCGCCGGTCACGGCCGCGGCCCCTTCTTTGAAGGCAAGAATCGGGAGAAGGTCGTCGAATTCCTCAACCGCCACCTGCGAAAGTAG
- a CDS encoding 2OG-Fe(II) oxygenase yields the protein MARKKTANSSQSTLEKLAVAIGACGKSAACCSGRIEADDFEITIAGAGTLPLPMRAKHVRELSDVAKPAPYGKRTETLTDPAVRNSLEIDSAKVELSAALQGAIDDQLPVIECGLGLPPGRLKAELYKLLIYPTGGRFRKHRDSEKRKGMVGSLIVVLPSKFKRGSLLVWEKDRPRRFDFGQARLEQAAEYVAFYADCEHEVERVESGVRVCLAFNLIVKPSGKRKRKPSDTADPVVVDALSDRLAAHPQKPIVFPLDHHYTAAGLKPNLLKGADREIAEQVRLASEQLGCRLHFGQVSRHLCQYADDETFGYGRRSYRSDPVDYDNLNIGESYDDEIVIDGWKDASGKSVSLADLPCDEIMLACTTPVEQWKPTRQDYEGYTGNAGNTLDRWYHQRAMGS from the coding sequence ATGGCTCGCAAGAAGACGGCAAATTCCAGCCAATCAACGCTCGAAAAACTAGCCGTCGCGATTGGTGCGTGCGGAAAATCGGCGGCCTGTTGCTCGGGAAGGATCGAGGCAGACGACTTCGAGATCACGATCGCTGGTGCTGGAACTCTACCTTTGCCGATGCGTGCGAAGCATGTTCGTGAGCTTAGCGATGTTGCCAAGCCGGCTCCCTACGGTAAACGGACTGAGACACTGACCGACCCGGCCGTCCGCAATTCACTTGAAATTGACTCCGCGAAAGTCGAATTATCCGCAGCATTGCAAGGTGCGATCGACGACCAATTGCCGGTGATCGAATGCGGGCTCGGTTTGCCGCCGGGACGGCTAAAAGCGGAACTTTACAAGTTGCTGATCTATCCCACCGGCGGTCGATTCAGGAAGCATCGTGACAGCGAAAAGCGCAAAGGCATGGTCGGATCCCTGATCGTGGTGTTGCCGTCGAAATTCAAACGAGGCTCACTGCTTGTTTGGGAAAAGGACCGACCGCGACGGTTCGATTTTGGCCAAGCGCGGCTGGAGCAAGCCGCCGAGTACGTCGCGTTCTACGCCGATTGCGAGCACGAAGTCGAGCGAGTCGAAAGCGGTGTCCGCGTTTGTCTGGCATTCAACTTGATTGTTAAGCCGTCCGGAAAACGCAAACGCAAGCCCAGCGATACGGCTGATCCGGTTGTTGTGGATGCGCTTTCGGATCGTCTGGCGGCTCACCCGCAAAAACCGATCGTCTTCCCGCTCGATCATCACTACACAGCGGCAGGTTTGAAGCCGAACTTGTTGAAGGGTGCCGACCGAGAAATTGCCGAGCAAGTCCGCTTGGCATCGGAACAACTGGGATGCCGACTGCACTTCGGTCAAGTCTCGCGGCACCTGTGCCAGTATGCGGACGATGAGACATTTGGGTATGGGCGAAGAAGCTATCGAAGTGACCCGGTCGACTACGACAACTTGAACATTGGTGAATCTTACGACGATGAAATCGTCATCGACGGCTGGAAAGATGCGTCGGGCAAGAGCGTTTCGCTCGCGGATTTACCGTGTGACGAAATCATGTTGGCTTGCACCACGCCGGTCGAACAATGGAAACCGACCCGGCAGGACTACGAGGGTTACACGGGGAACGCCGGCAATACGCTTGATCGTTGGTATCACCAGCGAGCGATGGGCTCGTAG
- a CDS encoding IS1096 element passenger TnpR family protein has protein sequence MNDVRNLFGAEFSATHRATLQQTKIDERLPGPLLTSIDTLIAAIGTGIQTTNAYFALPQRVLAELNESMVEPMPHDLKRPQLRSFPTLMGLFMLLRGTGLAVGETKPKRAVLIDPAAVEQWQSLNPTERFFNLMGCCLYDASWDCVGVRSRGDSGLLSEIRNVYLRLHEQVTELNDDRFGIVYGVENSVALCLLHQFGWLRLDYDAQPKPGKAANVRRIERTEFGNAMFVATCQLGAHEEETTVALQAKLQPIFPAWTKTLTRSEPEFREGQHTFKVSLGKIWRRIAAPADAVLEDLADAILAAFGFDSDHLYQFELRDMTGSSINIVGPHLDDAAHFADEMRIGEVPLAIGDSMVFHYDFGDDWRFKVTLESIQEGDASAFKLTATSGQSPEQYDRDEW, from the coding sequence ATGAATGACGTTCGAAACTTATTTGGTGCCGAGTTCTCCGCTACGCACCGGGCAACTCTTCAGCAAACGAAAATTGACGAACGGTTGCCGGGGCCTTTGCTGACGAGTATTGACACCCTGATCGCAGCAATTGGAACGGGAATTCAAACGACAAACGCATACTTTGCCTTGCCCCAGCGAGTGCTTGCGGAACTCAACGAGTCCATGGTTGAACCGATGCCGCATGACCTGAAGCGTCCGCAACTGCGTTCGTTTCCGACCTTGATGGGGCTGTTCATGTTGCTGCGTGGTACCGGCTTGGCGGTGGGCGAGACCAAACCCAAACGGGCCGTCCTGATTGATCCGGCGGCGGTGGAGCAGTGGCAATCTCTCAATCCCACCGAACGTTTCTTCAACCTCATGGGGTGTTGCTTGTACGATGCGTCATGGGATTGCGTCGGCGTGCGAAGCCGTGGGGACAGTGGCTTGCTGAGCGAAATTCGAAACGTGTACCTACGTTTGCACGAGCAAGTCACCGAGCTAAACGACGATCGTTTCGGAATCGTCTACGGCGTTGAAAATTCAGTCGCCCTTTGTTTGTTGCATCAATTTGGATGGCTGCGGCTGGACTATGACGCACAACCGAAACCCGGAAAGGCGGCGAACGTACGTCGGATCGAACGCACGGAATTCGGCAATGCCATGTTCGTTGCGACTTGCCAACTCGGGGCGCACGAAGAGGAGACGACCGTTGCATTGCAGGCAAAGCTGCAACCGATCTTTCCCGCCTGGACAAAAACACTCACGCGATCCGAACCAGAGTTTCGCGAAGGCCAACACACCTTCAAAGTGTCGCTTGGCAAAATTTGGCGACGTATCGCAGCGCCAGCGGATGCGGTTCTCGAAGATCTGGCCGATGCCATTCTGGCGGCTTTTGGTTTTGATTCCGATCACCTGTATCAGTTTGAGTTGCGAGACATGACGGGCAGTTCGATCAACATCGTCGGTCCTCACTTAGACGATGCCGCGCACTTCGCCGATGAAATGCGAATCGGTGAAGTGCCGTTGGCGATAGGTGACTCGATGGTTTTCCACTACGACTTCGGCGACGACTGGCGTTTCAAAGTGACTCTCGAATCAATCCAAGAGGGCGACGCGAGCGCATTTAAACTCACCGCCACGTCCGGCCAATCACCTGAGCAATACGATCGTGACGAATGGTAA
- a CDS encoding DUF4314 domain-containing protein — protein sequence MTQLKPGDRIRLISMTDDPDPIPAGTLGEVVGVYPHGDWTQVDVDWENGRSLMLSIPPDVAERVGAVQLNGKSC from the coding sequence ATGACACAGCTCAAACCAGGCGATCGCATCCGTCTAATTTCGATGACCGACGACCCCGACCCGATTCCTGCCGGCACGCTCGGAGAGGTCGTCGGCGTTTATCCTCACGGCGACTGGACGCAAGTCGATGTCGATTGGGAAAACGGTCGGTCGCTGATGCTTTCGATTCCACCGGACGTCGCTGAACGTGTCGGCGCCGTTCAACTGAACGGCAAAAGCTGTTAA
- a CDS encoding DUF1501 domain-containing protein: protein MKRAPFCNNRVSTLSRREALRSLGAGFGYLAFAGLATSQAVADTKTALLTSRTPHFEPRAKRVIFLCMRGGPSHVDTFDYKPQLQKDHGRPSHYGTPWSAPPWKFGQHGKSGLWMSELFPNLAKQADELCLLRGMHCDQPAHAQAFLQMHTGHFQFVRPSMGAWALYGLGTENQNLPGFILINPTTANGGAQNYGSAFLPAAYQGTKFSVQDSSARNRRIDRMRRGEVNPNGINNAVNRLLSKTDQRAQLDLLGALNRDKLARDVHNPIIEGAIENFELAFRMQDAVPQVMDLSGESEETLKLYGINEDPTDGFGRQCLLARRFAESGVRFIELGHGTWDQHSNIKTALADNCAETDKPIAGLLADLKRRDLLKDTLVIWGGEFGRTPYSPDGNGRDHNHKGYTTWMAGGGVKGGFSYGSTDEHGYEAVENKTHIHDWHATILHLLGFDHERLTYRYGGREMRLTEVAGSVAEDIFS, encoded by the coding sequence ATGAAACGCGCCCCATTCTGCAACAATCGAGTCTCCACACTTTCTCGGCGCGAAGCGCTGCGATCGCTTGGTGCCGGCTTTGGCTATCTTGCCTTTGCGGGTTTGGCCACATCCCAGGCCGTCGCTGATACCAAGACAGCCTTGCTGACGTCGCGAACACCACACTTTGAACCTCGCGCCAAGCGGGTCATCTTTCTGTGCATGCGAGGCGGACCCTCGCATGTCGACACATTCGACTACAAACCGCAACTGCAGAAAGATCATGGGCGACCCTCCCACTACGGCACGCCGTGGTCGGCACCGCCGTGGAAATTCGGTCAGCACGGAAAAAGCGGATTGTGGATGTCGGAGTTGTTTCCCAATCTAGCGAAGCAAGCGGATGAGCTTTGTCTGCTGCGCGGAATGCACTGCGACCAGCCCGCGCATGCACAGGCCTTCCTGCAAATGCATACCGGTCATTTTCAATTCGTTCGACCTTCCATGGGCGCGTGGGCTCTGTACGGACTGGGCACCGAAAACCAAAACCTGCCCGGTTTCATTTTAATCAACCCAACCACGGCCAACGGCGGCGCGCAGAACTACGGCAGCGCGTTCTTGCCCGCCGCCTATCAGGGAACGAAATTCTCGGTTCAGGACAGCAGTGCAAGGAATCGTCGAATCGACCGAATGCGCCGCGGAGAAGTCAATCCAAATGGAATCAACAATGCCGTCAATAGGCTACTTTCCAAGACCGATCAACGAGCGCAACTCGATCTATTGGGGGCGCTCAATCGCGACAAGTTGGCCCGCGACGTGCACAACCCCATCATCGAAGGGGCCATCGAGAATTTTGAACTCGCCTTTCGCATGCAAGACGCTGTTCCCCAAGTGATGGACTTATCCGGCGAATCGGAAGAGACACTGAAGCTTTACGGAATCAACGAAGATCCGACCGATGGTTTCGGTCGTCAGTGTCTACTCGCACGTCGCTTCGCCGAGTCTGGCGTTCGCTTCATCGAACTGGGACACGGAACATGGGACCAACACAGCAACATTAAAACTGCGCTGGCCGACAACTGCGCCGAAACGGACAAACCAATTGCCGGGTTGCTGGCCGATCTGAAGCGCCGCGATCTACTCAAAGACACGCTGGTCATTTGGGGCGGCGAGTTCGGTCGGACGCCTTATTCACCCGATGGCAACGGCCGAGACCACAATCACAAAGGTTACACGACGTGGATGGCCGGCGGTGGGGTGAAAGGCGGCTTCAGCTACGGCAGCACCGACGAGCATGGCTATGAAGCGGTCGAAAACAAAACGCACATCCACGACTGGCACGCCACCATTCTGCACCTACTAGGATTCGACCATGAACGATTAACGTATCGCTATGGTGGTCGAGAAATGCGACTGACCGAGGTCGCAGGCTCAGTCGCGGAGGATATTTTCAGTTAG
- a CDS encoding DUF1553 domain-containing protein, protein MLREVGEGNVGQNVFEPVIRAIESNHRSVYLPRVRGVLPEMLELFDAPDASLVSGARETTSSPLQSLYLMNNPFVHRQASGLAKRVRQFPPSERIKQAYMIALGRNPTDQQEQHAVQFMNDLSDSRLTTEEKLVAYCQTLLCTTEFNTID, encoded by the coding sequence TTGTTGCGAGAGGTCGGCGAAGGCAACGTCGGGCAGAACGTGTTCGAGCCCGTGATTCGGGCCATCGAGTCGAACCATCGCTCGGTGTACTTGCCGCGAGTTCGTGGCGTGTTGCCGGAAATGTTGGAATTGTTCGACGCACCGGACGCCAGTCTCGTTTCCGGCGCACGCGAGACGACATCGAGTCCGTTGCAATCGCTTTATCTGATGAACAATCCGTTCGTGCATCGACAAGCGAGCGGTCTTGCCAAGCGTGTCAGGCAGTTCCCACCCAGTGAGAGAATCAAACAGGCTTACATGATCGCGTTGGGAAGAAACCCGACGGATCAACAGGAACAGCATGCAGTGCAATTCATGAACGACTTGAGCGATTCGCGTCTGACGACAGAAGAGAAATTGGTTGCGTACTGCCAGACATTGTTGTGTACGACGGAATTCAACACGATTGATTAG